The genomic DNA CGCCCCTCCCCCCACGATATAACCCCCATatctcccctcccccacctgCCCCACATGTGCCACCCCATATCCGTGGGTCAGGCTCTGGTGCAGGGCATAGacggcggcagcagcagcgctgggggggggaggggcggagggggcggggggagggggagggggcggggggggaggagggggtgggggaggggcggcGGGGGacggggtggggggaggggcgggggggggttGGGCGAAGCTGCCCTGGGGGGAGGGGGcgccgggggggggaggggccgggGGGAACAATGGCGGCTGCTGACCTCCctgtgggggaggggagggggaggggtcAGAGGGGGAGGGGCCACAAGAGGCCCCTCCCCCTCTCCATAAGCCCCTCCCCCACATtgagcccctcccccccaatTTAAGCCCCTCCCCATTAAGCCCATCCCCCAatttaagcccctccccccacattaagcccctccccccacaTTAACCCCCTCCCCCAtttaagcccctcccccacATTGAGCCCCTCCCCCCAttaagcccctccccccacaTTAAGCCCATCCCAatttaagcccctccccccacattaagcccctccccccacattaagcccctccccccacattaagcccctcccccccattacctggcttggggggggggggcggtgggtTCCCGGCCGGcgctgggggggggaagggctgATGGACGGCGGctgtggggggaggggcagagTCAGAGATGGGGGAGGGGCttaatggggtggggggaggggcttaaTGGGGTGAGGGGCTTAATGGGGGGAGGGGTTtaatgggggggaggggcttcACTCACCATATAGGGCCTGCGGGGCTCCTGATTGGTCGCCGGGGGGGAactggggtgggggaggggcggcGGAGGACACCAGGGTGGGGGAGGGGTGCAGGCGGGGGCTGCCGGGGAGCAGGGGGGTGAACACGGCctgaatggggggggggggagggggattgAGGTCATGTGATCTCCATATCACCCCTCCCCCAATATAACCCCCATATCGCCCCTCCCCCTATGATATACTCCCCATATCGCCCCTCCCCCCACGATATAACCCCCATatcgcccctcccccccacGATATGACCCCCATATCGCCCCTCCCCCCATGATAGgaccccccattacccctcccCCCACGATATAACCCCATATCGCCCCTCCCCCCACGATATAACCCCCATATCGCCCCTCCCCCCACAATATGACCTTCATATCACCCCTCCCCCCACGATATAGCCCCCATATCGCCCCTCCCCCCACGATATAGCCCCCATATCGCCCCTCCCCCCACGATATAACCCCCCTATTGCCCCTCCCCCCACGATATAACCCCCATATCGCCCATCCCCCCACCATATGACCCCCATatcgcccctcccccccccccccttacctGTGACGGGTAGTGGGGGAGGGGCTGCACGAGCGCCTGCCCCCCCCGGAAGGCCTGCGGGGGTCCATAGGAGATGTACTGGGAgtaatgggggggaggggggggtgggggaggggcggcCACGGGCACCAagggaggtgggggaggggcggaGGCcgaggggggaggggcgggggggggaggggcgtGAGGCTGCTCCGAGCGCTGAGGTGGTGGGGGGAGGGAACCTGTTgagaaaggggggggaggggcataAACAGGTCAGAGGGGGGAGGGGCGAGATGGGGGAGGGGCAATAGGGGGGTTCTATCGTGGGGGGAGGGGCGATATGAGTGTTATATCGTGGGGGAGGGGCAATAGAGGAGCTATATCATGGGGGGAGGGGCGATATGGGGGTTATATCGTGGGGGGAGGGGCGATAGGAGGGTTATATTATGGGGGGAGGGGTAATATGTGGGTTATATCGAGGGGGGAGGGGCAATAGGGGGGTTATAtcgtggggggaggggagataGGGGGGTTATATCGTGGGGGGAGAGGAGATAGGGAGGTTATATCGTGGGGGGAGGGGCGATATGGGGGTTATATCGTGGGGGGAGGGGCGATATGGGGGTTATATCGTGGGGGGAGGGGCGATATAAGGGTTGTACCGTGGGGGGAGAGATGATATGGGGGTTATATCGTGGGGGGAGGGGCAATAGGGGGGTTATATCGTGGGGGGAGGGGCAATAGGGGGGTCatatgggggtgggggaggggccaCTCACCTTTACCCCCCCTGTATTTGCCTTGTGGGGGGGTGGCCACAGGATACGGGTACATTTGGGGGGCCTGAAAGAGaaagggatgggggaggggcttaaaggggtggggggaggggcttaaaatggggggaggggcttagGTGGGGGAGGGGCTTTACCTGCACATGCAGCTGAGGGATATAGGAGATATAGGGCGGGGGAGGGGCATAGATGCtgcccgcccctcccccccctcctcctcctcctccggcccctccccccccaccttgcCCCGCCCCCGGCGGGGTCATGACCCCCAGGGTGGGGGAGGGGTGGAGGCGGGGCCCCGGTGATGGGGGGGCAGCAGCTTTGCCCTatgggggaggggaaagggggaggggtTAAAGGGGGTGGGGTCATCACCcccttaagcccctccccccctttaagccccgccccctctcCCCTCACCACAGCCAATAGGGGCTTGGAAGGGTTGAACTCCTTGGCATTGGGGTTCAGCGTCGACTTCTTCACTTGCCTATAAGGGATTAATTAACAATTAATTAGGCATTAATTATATGCTAatgagggggggaggggcttgagACGCCCCTCCCCACACTTGGCACCCTCAAAAACGGGGAGAAAGAGCCCAAGAATGGGGGTTTTAGGGCTAAAATAGTCCCCTTTAAGCCCCACCCCCTCCctttagccccgccccctccctgTAAGCCACGCCCCTTCCCTTTAGCCCCGCCCCTCctttaagccccgcccccttcctTTAAGCCACACCCCCTCCctttaagccccgccccttcaTCTAAGTCCCATCCCCTCTCtttagccccgccccttccTTTAAGCCCCACCCCCTCCgtttagccccgccccctccccttctttaagcccctcccctttaaGCACCACCCATCCctttagccccgccccctctctttggccccgccccctccccttTAAGCCCCACCCCCTCCCCTTTAAGCACCACCCCTCCCTTTAGCTCCGCCCCTCCCTTTAGCTCCGCCCCTCCCTTTAGCTCCGCCCCTTCCTCCAAGCCACCACCCCCTCCctttaagccccgccccctttaaGCCCCACCCCTTCCCTTtagcccctccccttccctttaGCCCCGCCCCCCTTTAAGCCCCGCCCCCACTCACTCATCCTTGTCCTGGGGGGTCCCCGGGGGGGTcccggcccctccccccccttgtGCTTCggggggggctgcggggggggaggggccacTGCgaggtggggggaggggctccgagggggggggggtcctggggggcactgctgggctggagctggggggggcagAGACACATAGGACCCATAAGTGACCCACATGCCACAtacctgccccataagtgaccTATAGATGCCCCATAACAGACCCACATGCCCTATACCTGCCCCATTAATAACCTATAGATGCTCTATAAGTGCCCCACACTCCCCATACCTGCCCCATAAGTAACCCATAGATGCTCTATAAGGGAccacacaccccatagctgccccataagtgacccaaacaccccatagctgccccataggaacccataggTGCCCCATAAGTGACTCACAACCCTAtacctgccccataagtgacaCACACATCACATACCTGCCCCATATGTAACCCATTGATGCTCCATAAGGGACCCACACATCCCAtacctgccccataagtgacccaAACACCCCATACCTGCCCCATAGGAACCCTAAtggtgccccataagtgacTCACAACCCTAtacctgccccataagtgacaCACACATCACATACCTGCCCCATATGTAACCCATTGATGCTCCATAAGGGACCCACACATCCCAtacctgccccataagtgacccaaacaccccatagctgccccataggaacccataggTGCCCCATAAGTGACTCACAACCCTAtacctgccccataagtgacaCACACATCACATACCTGCCCCATATGTAACCCATTGATGCTCCATAAGGGACCCACACATCCCAtacctgccccataagtgacccaAACACCCCATACCTGCCCCATAGGAACCCTAAtggtgccccataagtgacTCACAACCCTAtacctgccccataagtgacaCACACATCACATACCTGCCCCATAAGTAACCCATTGATGCTCCATAAGGGACCCACACATCCCAtacctgccccataagtgacccaaacaccccatagctgccccatagaaaccTGTAGGTGCCCCATAAGTGACTCACAACCCTATACCTGCCCCATTAGTGACCAACACACCCCATAGTTGCCCCATAAGTAACTCATAGgtgccccacacaccccatatctgccccataagTAACCTATAAGTGCCTCACACCCCTATACCTCCCCAAgtaccccatagctgccccataagtgccccacATACCCCATACCTGCCCCATAAGTAACCCATAGATACCTTATAagtgccccacacatcccatacCTGCCCCATAAGTAACCCATAGATGCTCCATAAGGGACCCACACATCCCATACCTGCCCCATAAATAAACCAAGCACCCCATACctgccccataggaacccataggTGCCCCATAAGTGACTTACAACCCTAtacctgccccataagtgacccaAACACCCCATACctgccccataggaacccataggTGCCCCATAAGTGACTCACAACCCTATACCTGCCCCATAAGAGACCCATACGCCCTATAGGTGCCCCATAAGTAACGCACAcaccccatatctgccccataagTAACCTATAAgtgccccacacaccccatatCAGCCCCATAAGTAACCCATAAAtgccccacaccccatacctaCGCTATAAgtaccccatagctgccccataagtgccccacacaccccatacctgccccataagtgccccacacaccccataagTACCCCAGAGCTGCCCCATAAGTAACTCATAGgtgccccacacaccccataccTGCCCCATAAGTAACCTATAAgtgccccacaccccatacctgccccataagtaccccataactgccccatatGTGCCCCACACACCCCGTACCTGCCCCATAAGTAACCTATAAgtgccccacaccccatacctgccccataagtaccccataactgccccatatgtgccccacacaccccataccTGCCCCATAAGTAACCTATAAgtgccccacaccccatacctgccccataagtaccccataactgccccatatgtgccccacacaccccatacctgccccataagtaccccatagctgccccataagtgccccacACACCCCGTACCTGCCCCATAAgtaccccatagctgccccataagtgccccacacaccccatacctgccccataagtaccccatagctgccccataagtgccccacACACCCCGTACCTGCCCCATAAgtaccccatagctgccccataagtgccccacacaccccatacctgccccataagtaccccatagctgccccataagtgccccacACACCCCGTACCTGCCCCATAAgtaccccatagctgccccataagtgccccacACCTTAAACTGGGCCCCAAACTTCCTCAGCTCCTCCAACTGGTTCCGCTGCTGCTCTGAtggacctgggggggggggggggggggggggggggggggggaaccccaaAAGtgggggtcacttgtgggtcacAACGGGGTCACatgggggtcacaatggggtcACTTGGGGGTCACatgggggtcacaatggggtcacttgggggtcacaatggggtcACTTGGGGGTCACatgggggtcacaatggggtcACTTGGGGGTCACatgggggtcacaatggggtcACTTGGGGGTCACAACGGGGTCACTTGGGGGTCACatgggggtcacaatggggtcACTTGGGGGTCACatgggggtcacaatggggtcACTTGGGGGTCACatgggggtcacaatggggtcacttgggggtcacaatggggtcACTTGGGGGTCAaaggcccctcccccccctcacctttgCGGGGGGGCTCTGTGGGTCCCGCGAGGTCCgagccgggggggggaggggcaggacctgggtggggggagggggaaagggggggggaggggcagggggaggtgggggggagggggaggccCCTCCCCCACGGCGGGAGGGGGGGTGGGTGAGGGGTCCGGGATGGGGGAGGGGCTGGGCTTGGGGGAGCGGGGGAGGGGCAGgcggggggctgggggggggaggggggggggggggagagagtgAGTTATGGCCCCTCCCCCACACCATAgacccccccccacacccccttAACCACCCCATAGCggccccataagtgccccataAGCACCCCATAGATGCGCCATAAGTACCCCATAGatgccccataagtgccccatagccaccccatagcagccccataagtaccccacaccccccataaccaccccataaaTGCCCTATAagtgccccataaccaccccatagaTGCCCCATAAGTGCCCTGTAACCGCCCCATAAGTGCCCATAACCACCCCACAGTGGCCCCATAAGTGCCCTatagccaccccatagcagccccacaagtaccccacaccccccataaccaccccatagaTGCCCCATAAGTACCCTGTAACTGCCCATAaccaccccacagcagccccataagtgccccataGCAACCCTATACTAGCCCCATAAGtaccccacaccccccataactgccccataacaaccccacagcagccccataaGTGCTCCATAGCCACCCCAGAGCAGCCCCATAAGTACCCCACAtcccccataaccaccccatagatgccccataagtgccccataaccaccccatacATGCCATATAAGCACCCCACACCCCCTATAACCACCCCATAatcaccccataaccaccccataaccaccccatagatcccccataacccccacccccctcccccccttctcACCAGGGGTGGGGGATGGGCACCCCCCTCCGCTGCCCTTCCCCCCACGGGGGGGTCGCTGGGCCTTGGGGGAGGGGCCTAAAGGGGGGAGGGGACACAGAGTGGGGGGAGGGGCTTCACTgtagcccctccccctcctttaagcccctccccctttaagcccctccccctcctttaagcccctccccctttggcccctcccctcctttagcccctcccctcctttaagcccctcccctcctttAAGCTCCTCCCCTCttttaagcccctccccttttaagcccctccccctttaagcccctcccctcctttaagcccctcccctcctttaagcccctccccctcctttaagcccctcccatttaagcccctccccctcttcaaaccccctccccccttttaagcccctccccctctaagcccctccccctttAAACCCCTccccctttaagcccctccccctttAAACCCCTCCCCCTTTAAGCCCCCCCTCCTTTAAACCCCTCCCCCtctaagcccctccccctttAAAACCCCTCCCCCTTTAAGCCCCCCCTCCTTTAAACCCCTCCCCCtctaagcccctccccctcttttaagcccctccccctccttaagcccctccccttcaagcccctccccctctcaCCTCCATTGACCCCCGGCTCCGagtggggggcggggcctcggggtgggggaggggcacttccggccccgccccccccgggGGGCCTGGGGGCCCCTCCCCCCCTGGGGGAGCAGCGGAGCCCCCCCCGCGGCCGTTGGGGGAGGGGTGGGAACTTGGGGTCCCTGCAAtgggaaaggggggaggggtcaaACGTTTTGGGCTCATTTCAGGTGATTTTGGGGCTATTTGCTCAGTTTTGAGCGGTTTTGGGTTGATTCTGCTcaattttgggggggggttgacCAAATTTGGGTCGATTTTGCCTAATTCTGCGACAATTTCACccaattttgtgttttctgccaATTTTGTGCCAATTTTGCCAAACTTTGGGTCAATTTTACCCAATTTTGGGTCAATTTCCATGGATTTTGGTCCATTTCCATCAACTTTGGGTTGATTTCCATTAATTTCGGGTCGATTTTCTCCAATTTTGGGTCTATTTCCCCCAATTTCGTGTCGACTTCCATGAATTTTGGGTCAATTCCCACGAATTTTGTGTCGATTCCCACAAATTTGGGGTCAATTTCCATGATTTTTGGGTCAATTTCCATAAATTTCAGGTCGATTTCCCCCAAATTTGTGTCAATTTCCCCGAATTTTGGGTCAATTCCCATGAATTTTGTGTCAATTCCCACAATTTTGGGTTGATTTCCATGATTTTTGGGTCAATTCCCATGATTTTTGGGCCGATTTCCATGATTTTGGGGTCGATTCCCATGATTTTTGGGTCAATTTCCACAAATTTCAGGTCGATTCCCATGAATTTTGGGTCAATTTCCCCCAATTTCGTGTTGATTCCCACAAATTTTGTGTCGATTTTGCCCAATTTTGTGTCAATTCCCACAATTTTGGGTCGATTCCCACCAATTTTGGGTCGATTTCCATGATTTTTGGGTTGATTCCCATGATTTTTGGGTCAATTTCCACGAATTTCAGGTCAATTTCCCTCAAATTTGTGTCAATTTCCCCGAATTTTGGGTCAATTCCCATGAATTTTGTGTCGATTCCCACCAATTTTGGGTCGATTTCCATGATTTTTGGGTCGATTTCCATGATTTTTGGGTCGATTTCCATGATTTTTGGGTCGATTTCCCTGATTTTTGGGTCAGTTTCCCTGATTTCGGGTCAGTTTCCCTGATTTCGGGGTCAGTTTCCATGACTTTTGGGTCAATTTTCACGAATTTTGTGTCTATTCCCATGATTTCTGGGTCAATTCCCATGATTTCTGGGTCGATTTTGCCCAATTTTCGGCCGATTCCCATGAATTTTGGGCCGATTTCCACGATTTTGGGGTCAATTTCCATGATTTTCGGGTCATTTTCCCCGATTTTGGGCTCATTTCCCCTGTTTTTGGGTCCGTTCAGTGCTCACCTCCTGTCCTGGGTCCCCTCCGGCGCCTCCTCCATGTCCTCGGCCGCCGCTCgcagcctgtgctggggacTGGCCTCAATCTCTCGCGCTAGAGCCGCCGCTCGAGCCTCGCGCTGCCGGAACGCGGCCGAGTCCTGGCGCCGCAGCGGGACACTGGGGGAGAATGGGGGGAAATGGGCTGAAAATGGGCaagaatgggggaaaatgggcaaaaatgggggaaaatgggcaaaaatggcacaaaaatgggcaaaaataggccaaaaatggggaaaaatgggcaaaaatggcacaaaaatgggcaaaaatgggcTGAAGATGGGCAAAAATAGGccaaaaatgggcaaaaatgggcTGAAAATGGGCAAGAATGGGCcaaaaataggcaaaaatgggaaaaaatgggaaaaaaatgggcaaaaatgggctgaaaatgggcaaaaataggccaaaaatgggcaaaaatgggcTGAAAATGGGCAAGAATGGGCCGAAAATGGGCTGAGAATGAGCAAGAACGGGCAAGAATGGGACGAAAATGGGCAAGAATGggcaaacaacagcaaaaatgggcaaaaaatgggaaaaaatgggaaaaaaatgggcaGGAACAGGCAAAATGGGCTGAAAATGGACTGAGAATAGGCAAAAAATGGCGAAAATggggaaaaaccaaacaaaaatgggccaaaatgggccaaaaatggcagaaatgggaaaaaccAGGCAAAACtacccaaaaccacacaaaacagcTCCAAAACGGCCAAAACCAGGGAAATATGTGCAAAAAAAGTaccaaaaccagccaaaaataagaaaataagtctgaaaacggccaaaaaccaaccaaaaccaggcAAAAGCAGCCTTAAAATGACCCAAAAATGGCCAAAATCAGTCAAAATCAAGGCAGAACTATCCAAAACCAGTAGCAAAACCGGTCAAAAATGACCCAAAAAAATGCCCATAACCAGtcccaaaacagcccaaaatgGTAAAAAATGACCTGAAAATAGCCAAAAAGCAGCCCGAAAACAGCCTAAACCAGGGAAAAAGGCCATAAAATggccaaaaccaccccaaaatacccaaaaccaccccaaaagtcccaaaaccacccaaaaactCCCCAATCCACCCAAAATTGCCCCCAAAGACTTCCAAAAATagccaaaaccaccaaaaccaccccaaaatgccccaaaatgGGTCCAATCCaccccaacccaacccaaaagAGCCCCAAAGAGACCAAAACCGccccaaaacagcaaaaaacgCCCCCAAAATGcccaaatcaccccaaaatgccccaaaatgcccaaaattggtgAAATCCGcccaaaatgccccaaaaaTGAGGTTTTTTACGTGTAGGAGGCCAGGCTGCTGTCGTAGGTGGTCTTGACCCCGTAGGTCTCCTCATTGAAGCGGAACATCTCAGTGGGGTCCCAGCCGTTGGACTGCCcgttttggggtgaaaaagagGGATTTTGGGTAAAAAGtgggattttggggtgaaaaagggggattttgggTAAAAAGGGGCAGtttggagggggaaaaggggaattttgggggaaaagtgaggattttggggggaaaagggggattttagaaggaaaaacgagaatttgggggaaaaagggggattttagggaaaaagtgggattttggggtgaaaaagagGGATTTTGGGTAAAAAGGGgcagtttggggggggggaaagggggaaaagtgaggattttggggggaaaagggattttggggggagaaagggggattttggggggaaaaattaggatttaggggaaaaaagggattttggggtgaaaaagagAGATTTTGGGTAAAAACGGGATTTTTTGGGGAAAAGGGGGAttttaggaggaaaaatgaggatttggaggaaaaagggaGATTTTGGGGGGAAAATAGGAATTTGGGGTAAAAACAGTGGATTTTAGGGGATGGAAAAAGGGATTTTGGGGTGAAGAAGAGAGATTTCGGGTAAATCCAGGGGATTttaagggagaaagagagattttgaggagaaaaatgaggatttggggggaaggggaattttggggtgaaaaatgagaattttaGATAGAAACAGGAATTTTGGGGGGGAAAAGAGGAATTTTGgtttaggccatttttggggtgttttaagccattttgtgGGTGTTTGAGgctggttttggggtattttaagccagtttgggaagtttaagccatttttggggtgtttgaGGCTGTTTTGGGGGAGTTTGAGGCCATTTTTGGGGCGTTTCAGGccatttttggggtgttttgagCCATTTTGGAGTGTTTTAAGCCATTCTGGGggtgttttaagccatttttgggggtgttttaagccattttcagggtgttttaagccatctttggggtgttttaagccattttggggatgttttaagccattttaagccttttttggggatgttttaagccattttggggtgttttaagccatttttgggctgttttcagccgtttttggggtgtttgatgccgttttggggtgttttaagccattttttgggtgttctaagccatttctgggGTGTTTGAGAccatttttggggtgttttaagccattttggggtgtttgagaccatttttggggtgttttaagccatttttggggtgttttaggccgtttttggggtgttttaagccatttttggggtgttttaagccatttttggggtgttttaagCCGTTTTGGGGCTCACCAGGTCCGAATCGAGGTCGTACTCATCACAGGCACCATCCCCCCCCTCCCAGCGCTGCAGAGGcttctccctgtgctgcccaTTGAGGCGCAGGCCGAGCTCTGGGAACCTGCctggacccatagagacacagtgagaccca from Melopsittacus undulatus isolate bMelUnd1 chromosome 29 unlocalized genomic scaffold, bMelUnd1.mat.Z SUPER_29_unloc_1, whole genome shotgun sequence includes the following:
- the LOC117438151 gene encoding LOW QUALITY PROTEIN: ataxin-2-like protein (The sequence of the model RefSeq protein was modified relative to this genomic sequence to represent the inferred CDS: deleted 2 bases in 1 codon); translated protein: MLKQPPPPPPSPNGGLSSGGGRGGGLRGQSTGKGPPQVPVFEGVYNNSRMLHVLTAAVGSTCEVTVRSGSSFEGIFKTLSSKLEVALDAVHRRPPPPPPPPPRREDIVDTMIFRPRDLVLLRLRDVDMAFTCRGRFPELGLRLNGQHREKPLQRWEGGDGACDEYDLDSDLSNGWDPTEMFRFNEETYGVKTTYDSSLASYTVPLRRQDSAAFRQREARAAALAREIEASPQHRLRAAAEDMEEAPEGTQDRRDPKFPPLPQRPRGGLRCSPRGGGAPRPPGGGGAGSAPPPPRGPAPHSEPGVNGGPSPKAQRPPRGGKGSGGGCPSPTPGHLWGIYGVVMGHL